From Methylobacterium radiodurans, a single genomic window includes:
- a CDS encoding DUF167 domain-containing protein encodes MSGGPAGRDLPYAADGQGLRLAVRVTPRGGRAAIGGLVRNAEGRPSLAVRLAAPPVDGAANAALVRFLAEALGLRRSDVRILSGATGRQKVLQLSGDAQALAERLDALLRAPG; translated from the coding sequence ATGAGCGGCGGACCGGCCGGGCGCGACCTACCCTACGCGGCGGATGGGCAGGGCCTGCGCCTCGCCGTACGGGTGACGCCCCGGGGCGGGCGCGCGGCCATCGGGGGGCTCGTCCGCAACGCCGAGGGGCGCCCCTCCCTCGCCGTGCGGCTGGCGGCGCCCCCGGTGGACGGAGCGGCCAACGCCGCGCTCGTGCGGTTCCTGGCCGAGGCGCTCGGTTTGCGCCGATCGGACGTGCGGATCCTGTCCGGTGCGACCGGGCGCCAGAAGGTGCTGCAGCTGAGCGGCGACGCCCAGGCGCTGGCCGAGAGGCTCGACGCGCTGCTGCGCGCACCCGGATAG
- a CDS encoding tartrate dehydrogenase, whose amino-acid sequence MGSARKHRIAVIPGDGIGKEVVPEGVRVLEAAAKRHGFALQLDWFDFASCDYYERHGRMMPEDWKAQIGSHDAIFFGAVGMPERVPDHISLWGSLILFRREFDQYVNLRPVRLMPGVPSPLANRKPGDIDFWVVRENTEGEYSNAGGRMFAGTEREFAVQESVFTRHGTDRVLRFAFELAQSRPNKHLTSATKSNGISITMPYWDERVRAVAESYPDVRWDQYHIDILTAHFVLNPDRFDVVVASNLFGDILSDLGPACTGTIGIAPSGNINPERLFPSVFEPVHGSAPDIAGQGIANPIGQIWSGAMMLEHLGERDAAAEIVSGIERVLAERTLRTRDLGGNAGTQACGEAVEQALG is encoded by the coding sequence ATGGGCAGCGCACGCAAGCACCGCATCGCGGTGATCCCGGGTGACGGCATCGGCAAGGAAGTCGTGCCCGAAGGTGTCCGCGTGCTCGAAGCCGCCGCCAAGCGCCACGGCTTCGCGCTGCAGCTCGACTGGTTCGACTTCGCCTCCTGCGACTACTACGAGCGTCACGGGCGGATGATGCCCGAGGATTGGAAGGCGCAGATCGGCTCGCACGACGCGATCTTCTTCGGCGCGGTCGGCATGCCCGAGCGCGTCCCCGACCACATCTCGCTCTGGGGCTCGCTGATCCTGTTCCGGCGCGAGTTCGACCAGTACGTGAACCTGCGCCCCGTGCGCCTGATGCCGGGCGTGCCGAGCCCGCTCGCGAACCGCAAGCCCGGCGACATCGACTTCTGGGTGGTGCGCGAGAACACGGAGGGCGAGTACTCGAACGCGGGCGGGCGGATGTTCGCCGGCACGGAGCGCGAGTTCGCCGTGCAGGAATCGGTCTTCACCCGGCACGGCACCGACCGGGTCCTGCGCTTCGCCTTCGAGCTGGCGCAGTCGCGGCCGAACAAGCACCTGACCTCGGCCACGAAGTCGAACGGCATCTCGATCACGATGCCGTACTGGGACGAGCGGGTCCGCGCCGTGGCCGAGTCCTACCCGGACGTGCGCTGGGACCAGTACCACATCGACATCCTCACCGCGCATTTCGTGCTGAACCCGGACCGGTTCGACGTGGTGGTGGCCTCCAACCTCTTCGGCGACATCCTCTCCGATCTCGGCCCCGCCTGCACCGGCACGATCGGCATCGCGCCGTCGGGCAACATCAACCCGGAGCGGCTCTTCCCCTCGGTGTTCGAGCCGGTCCACGGCTCAGCCCCCGACATCGCCGGCCAGGGCATCGCCAACCCGATCGGCCAGATCTGGTCGGGCGCGATGATGCTGGAGCATCTGGGCGAGCGGGACGCGGCCGCCGAGATCGTGTCCGGGATCGAGCGGGTGCTGGCCGAGCGGACGCTGCGCACCCGCGACCTCGGCGGAAACGCCGGCACGCAGGCCTGCGGCGAGGCGGTCGAGCAGGCCCTGGGATAG
- a CDS encoding chloride channel protein, producing MSVVTQRLRELLYRLPAGTRLSASDGIDPLALLLAPCLGGAALGLLVLLVGRARAMRRAAVDPIEANALHGGRMSLRDSLWVALQNVISNGSGASVGLEAGYTQICAGISSRLGISFEMRRADLRTLVGCGAAAAIAAAFGAPLTGAFYAFELIIGTYAIATLTPVVVAALCGSLVAQALVPAEPLVAFDNMQAVVTSRVTSAEILPSLALGLACAGLGILIMRGVTLVERLVQASRIPQAAAPALGGLCVGALALAASPQVLSGGHGALHQHFADAGQGYDAGALAILFLAKAVASAISIGAGFRGGLFFASLFLGALAGKLFAILAPMLVPPLAAFGLTPLAYAVIGMSALAVAVIGGPLTMTFLALEATGSLPITGLVLAAVLASSLTVRKTFGYSFATWRFHLRGESIRSAHDVGWIRNLTVGRLMRRDVRPVALDTPLASFLRAHPIGSPSRVIVVDGADRYAGIVLVPEAHAALRDADGRGVTLKDVLRHPDEFLTPEMNAKEAAAAFDASESEALAVVEGGDRRRVIGLLTESHTLKRYSDELERQRRTIAGEPG from the coding sequence ATGAGCGTCGTCACGCAGCGCCTGCGCGAGCTGCTCTACCGGCTGCCGGCCGGGACGCGTCTCAGCGCGAGCGACGGGATCGATCCGCTGGCGCTCCTGCTCGCGCCCTGCCTCGGCGGCGCGGCGCTCGGCCTCCTGGTCCTCCTGGTCGGCAGGGCGCGCGCGATGCGGCGGGCGGCGGTCGACCCGATCGAGGCCAACGCCCTCCACGGCGGCCGGATGTCGCTGCGCGACAGCCTCTGGGTCGCCCTGCAGAACGTGATCTCGAACGGCTCGGGCGCCTCGGTCGGGCTGGAGGCCGGCTACACCCAGATCTGCGCCGGGATCAGCTCGCGCCTCGGGATCAGCTTCGAGATGCGGCGCGCGGACCTGCGCACCCTGGTCGGCTGCGGGGCGGCGGCCGCCATCGCGGCGGCGTTCGGGGCGCCGCTGACCGGCGCCTTCTACGCCTTCGAGCTGATCATCGGCACCTACGCCATCGCGACGCTGACGCCCGTCGTGGTGGCCGCGCTCTGCGGCAGCCTCGTCGCGCAGGCGCTCGTGCCGGCCGAGCCGCTCGTCGCCTTCGACAACATGCAGGCGGTGGTCACCTCCCGGGTCACCAGCGCGGAGATCCTGCCGAGCCTCGCCCTCGGCCTCGCCTGCGCGGGCCTCGGCATCCTGATCATGCGGGGCGTCACCCTGGTGGAGCGGCTGGTCCAGGCGAGCCGGATCCCGCAGGCGGCGGCGCCCGCGCTCGGCGGCCTCTGCGTCGGCGCGCTGGCGCTCGCGGCCTCGCCGCAGGTGCTCTCCGGCGGCCACGGGGCGCTGCACCAGCACTTCGCCGATGCCGGACAGGGCTACGACGCCGGGGCGCTCGCGATCCTGTTCCTGGCCAAGGCCGTCGCCTCAGCGATCTCGATCGGCGCAGGGTTCCGCGGCGGCCTGTTCTTCGCCTCGCTCTTCCTCGGGGCGCTCGCCGGCAAGCTCTTCGCGATCCTGGCGCCGATGCTGGTGCCCCCGCTCGCCGCCTTCGGCCTCACACCGCTCGCCTACGCGGTGATCGGCATGAGCGCGCTCGCTGTCGCGGTGATCGGCGGCCCGCTCACCATGACGTTCCTGGCGCTGGAAGCCACGGGCTCACTGCCGATCACCGGCCTCGTGCTCGCCGCGGTGCTGGCCTCCTCGCTCACGGTGCGCAAGACCTTCGGCTACTCCTTCGCCACTTGGCGCTTCCACCTGCGCGGCGAGAGCATCCGCAGCGCCCACGACGTCGGCTGGATCCGCAATCTCACGGTCGGGCGCCTGATGCGGCGCGACGTCCGGCCCGTCGCCCTCGACACGCCGCTGGCGAGCTTCCTGCGGGCGCACCCGATCGGCTCGCCCTCGCGGGTGATCGTGGTGGACGGCGCGGACCGCTATGCCGGGATCGTGCTGGTCCCCGAGGCCCACGCAGCCCTGCGCGACGCGGACGGGCGCGGCGTGACGCTGAAGGACGTGCTGCGCCACCCCGACGAGTTCCTGACCCCCGAGATGAACGCCAAGGAGGCGGCGGCGGCCTTCGACGCCAGCGAGAGCGAGGCGCTCGCGGTCGTCGAGGGCGGCGACCGGCGCCGGGTGATCGGCCTGCTCACCGAGAGCCACACGCTGAAGCGCTACAGCGACGAGTTGGAGCGCCAGCGCCGCACGATCGCCGGGGAACCCGGTTGA
- a CDS encoding methyl-accepting chemotaxis protein, producing MFDSGIFALLWVSRSICRLTIVMNQVARGNDDAESPCTDRTNEVGAMARAFRDQCEMRRRLAAQHARAAEPAQKRHMLMVGLANDFETAVGGIATALAASATGIQPTAPTLTVSASQTAGQSTAVAAAAERAATDVFSGSGAAEERGVSVEEIRRQVPHSSDLVQNAVTEAGTASAVVSALSAAAVRIGDVVQMISTIASQITLLALSATIGAARAGDAGHGFAVAAAEVGKPAGQTTQATDGQIATIEGTMQAAVEAIAAISTIQVINEAAGSIAGAAEQQGAATREIVTAVSQTSAGTRAVTAKRQGLPVLARFPWIGRQESCGASGHQALPVRSIGVR from the coding sequence TTGTTCGACTCGGGTATCTTCGCCCTGCTCTGGGTCAGCCGCTCGATCTGCCGGCTGACCATCGTGATGAACCAGGTGGCACGCGGCAACGACGATGCCGAAAGCCCCTGCACCGACCGCACCAACGAGGTCGGTGCGATGGCGCGCGCCTTCCGCGACCAGTGCGAGATGCGCCGCCGGCTCGCCGCCCAGCACGCCCGTGCTGCGGAGCCCGCCCAGAAGCGCCACATGCTGATGGTCGGCCTCGCCAACGATTTCGAGACGGCTGTCGGCGGCATCGCGACGGCACTCGCCGCATCGGCCACCGGGATACAGCCCACCGCGCCGACGCTGACCGTCTCCGCCAGCCAGACTGCCGGACAATCGACGGCGGTCGCCGCGGCCGCGGAGAGGGCGGCGACCGACGTGTTCTCCGGCTCGGGCGCGGCCGAGGAACGCGGCGTCTCGGTGGAGGAGATCCGCCGGCAGGTCCCTCACTCGTCCGATCTGGTCCAGAACGCCGTGACGGAGGCCGGCACGGCCTCCGCCGTCGTCTCCGCCCTCTCCGCAGCGGCGGTGCGGATCGGCGACGTCGTGCAGATGATCTCGACGATCGCCTCGCAGATCACCCTGCTGGCCCTCAGTGCGACGATCGGGGCGGCGCGGGCCGGCGATGCCGGCCACGGCTTCGCGGTGGCCGCCGCCGAGGTCGGGAAACCCGCCGGCCAGACCACCCAGGCGACCGACGGCCAGATCGCGACGATCGAGGGCACGATGCAGGCGGCGGTCGAGGCCATCGCCGCGATCAGCACGATCCAGGTGATCAACGAGGCTGCGGGCAGCATCGCCGGGGCCGCCGAACAGCAGGGAGCGGCGACCCGCGAGATCGTTACCGCTGTCTCCCAGACCTCGGCGGGGACCAGAGCGGTGACCGCCAAAAGGCAGGGTTTGCCGGTTCTTGCTCGCTTTCCGTGGATCGGGCGGCAGGAATCATGCGGCGCGTCAGGACATCAGGCCCTGCCTGTCCGAAGCATCGGCGTTCGATGA
- a CDS encoding DUF6894 family protein: MPLFFFDVRTPRGVEPDDIGSEFGSVEAAYLEACKAIPGMLVDLQREGEHARDLAFEIRDEAGRELWQIPFNEIYDAHGRLRLRSATR; the protein is encoded by the coding sequence TTGCCGCTTTTCTTCTTCGATGTGCGCACGCCGCGGGGTGTCGAGCCGGACGACATCGGCTCTGAATTCGGCAGCGTCGAGGCCGCATATCTCGAAGCTTGCAAGGCGATCCCGGGAATGCTCGTGGATCTGCAGCGCGAAGGCGAGCACGCCCGCGATCTCGCCTTCGAAATCCGTGACGAGGCCGGTCGGGAGTTGTGGCAGATTCCGTTCAACGAGATCTACGACGCCCATGGGCGGCTGAGGCTGCGATCCGCGACGCGGTGA
- a CDS encoding DUF6894 family protein codes for MPRYFFHTQIGADRVTDSDGVELCDPDEAWETARATARTLMGRDRANQARLMTASLVVTDEAGETVLEFPFAEAVTLPPLNDDIRH; via the coding sequence ATGCCCCGCTACTTCTTCCACACTCAGATCGGCGCGGACCGGGTCACAGACTCGGACGGCGTCGAGCTTTGCGATCCGGATGAGGCCTGGGAGACCGCCCGGGCCACGGCCCGCACCCTGATGGGCCGCGACCGGGCGAACCAGGCTCGGTTGATGACGGCGAGCCTCGTCGTCACCGACGAGGCCGGCGAGACCGTGCTGGAATTTCCCTTCGCCGAGGCCGTAACCCTGCCTCCGCTGAACGACGACATTCGGCACTAG
- a CDS encoding DNA-binding protein, translating into MSRNRVRRSFTVETKARGRQAPAILPVRAPLLEQPSIAFPSLEAAALFGGEPAKRVEDGAAPAGRPAPRRILPSLIEPPAPVLEEEAEPAAREARLPRVRRVKLPRAAAAPARAESSAMQADPAHAERVSTLPAPAKPKSADPAEPARRTIRRSEKVLPLGERWKRRLPRVCW; encoded by the coding sequence ATGTCACGCAATCGCGTGCGGCGGTCCTTTACCGTCGAGACGAAAGCACGCGGCCGCCAGGCGCCCGCGATCCTCCCCGTGCGTGCGCCGCTGCTCGAGCAGCCCTCCATCGCCTTCCCGAGCCTTGAGGCCGCCGCGCTCTTCGGCGGGGAGCCCGCCAAGCGGGTCGAGGACGGCGCGGCGCCAGCCGGCCGGCCGGCGCCGCGCCGCATCCTGCCGAGTCTGATCGAGCCGCCCGCTCCCGTGCTGGAGGAAGAGGCCGAGCCGGCAGCGCGCGAGGCGCGGCTGCCGCGGGTGCGCCGGGTCAAGCTTCCGCGCGCCGCCGCGGCACCGGCGCGCGCCGAGTCCTCCGCGATGCAAGCCGACCCGGCGCACGCCGAACGCGTCTCAACCCTGCCGGCGCCGGCCAAGCCGAAGTCGGCCGATCCCGCGGAGCCCGCCCGGCGAACCATCCGGCGGTCCGAGAAGGTTCTGCCGCTCGGCGAGCGCTGGAAACGCCGTCTGCCGCGGGTCTGCTGGTAG
- a CDS encoding DUF6894 family protein yields MARFFIDLHDGANFVRDGVGFDLADEADVRAKLVRIMAKIAQGLMPGPDRQDYLAVVRNDRREVILRAHLSLDIERVETP; encoded by the coding sequence ATGGCTCGGTTCTTCATCGACCTGCACGACGGCGCAAACTTCGTGCGCGACGGCGTCGGCTTCGACCTCGCGGACGAAGCGGACGTCAGGGCCAAGCTGGTCCGGATCATGGCGAAAATTGCCCAGGGCCTCATGCCCGGTCCGGATCGCCAGGACTATCTGGCGGTGGTTCGGAACGACCGGCGCGAGGTGATCCTGCGGGCGCATCTCTCACTCGACATCGAGCGCGTCGAGACGCCCTGA
- a CDS encoding autoinducer binding domain-containing protein: protein MLPKLIDHTYDLFRTFDRAGSVEDLNACLLRAVGRFGVESTFAGVIPLPGSGRSAQAAHVLIDRTPPGWSERYFRAGHLDRDPTIRRLTTEATPFLWSEIEPLYREDPAARRVMDEAGDFRLRQGFTVPLVTLDGRVAGFSFGAERLDLSPELRGMLHLIASYVFGRSLILSHTPVQDDRAAVRLTPREREALQWAAAGKSEWEIGALMSISEHGAEKHLRSVHRKLGAGSRTQAVAEALRRGLIT from the coding sequence ATGCTGCCCAAGCTCATCGATCACACCTACGACCTGTTCCGCACCTTCGACCGGGCGGGCAGCGTGGAGGATCTGAACGCCTGCCTCCTGCGGGCGGTGGGGCGCTTCGGCGTCGAGAGCACCTTCGCGGGCGTCATCCCGCTGCCCGGCTCCGGCCGCAGCGCGCAGGCCGCCCACGTCCTGATCGACCGGACGCCGCCGGGATGGAGCGAGCGCTATTTCCGGGCCGGTCACCTCGACCGGGATCCGACGATCCGGCGCCTCACCACGGAAGCTACGCCGTTTCTCTGGTCTGAGATCGAGCCGCTCTACCGGGAGGATCCGGCCGCGCGCCGGGTGATGGACGAGGCCGGCGATTTCCGGCTGCGGCAGGGTTTCACCGTGCCCCTCGTCACCCTCGACGGTCGGGTCGCGGGCTTCAGCTTCGGCGCCGAGCGGCTCGATCTCTCGCCGGAGTTGCGCGGGATGCTGCACCTGATCGCATCCTACGTCTTCGGCCGCTCGCTGATCCTCAGCCATACGCCAGTCCAGGATGACCGTGCGGCCGTCCGCCTGACGCCGCGCGAGCGCGAGGCCCTGCAATGGGCCGCCGCGGGCAAGAGCGAGTGGGAGATCGGCGCCCTGATGTCGATCTCTGAGCACGGGGCCGAGAAGCACCTGCGCTCGGTTCACCGCAAGCTCGGCGCCGGCAGCCGCACGCAGGCCGTCGCCGAGGCGCTGCGGCGGGGTTTGATAACCTAG
- a CDS encoding acyl-homoserine-lactone synthase, with product MIHIVTAENAPRYAEALEQAWRLRHRVFVEEKGWSDLARPDGREIDGFDDAHALHMLAIEAGTVVGYQRMLPTTRPYLLTEVLSELCEVEPPRSPHVWEWTRYAVERGHRDRGRILSPVGSALLTGIVEWGLESGVDAIVIEMNPLWLLRLVQLHFRVTPLGLPRPIAGEETVAVSAAFDERTLARLRATRGDDATVLSARPGRPLRLAS from the coding sequence ATGATCCACATCGTCACGGCCGAGAACGCGCCGCGCTACGCGGAGGCCCTGGAGCAGGCTTGGCGCCTGCGTCACCGGGTCTTCGTCGAGGAGAAGGGCTGGTCCGACCTCGCGCGGCCCGACGGGCGTGAGATCGACGGCTTCGACGACGCCCACGCCCTCCACATGCTGGCGATCGAGGCGGGCACCGTCGTCGGCTACCAGCGCATGCTGCCGACCACCCGTCCTTACCTCCTCACCGAGGTGCTCTCCGAACTCTGCGAGGTCGAGCCGCCGCGCAGCCCCCATGTCTGGGAATGGACCCGCTACGCCGTCGAGCGCGGGCACCGTGACCGGGGCCGCATCCTCAGCCCCGTGGGCAGCGCCCTGCTCACCGGTATCGTCGAGTGGGGCCTCGAATCCGGCGTGGACGCCATCGTCATCGAGATGAACCCGCTCTGGCTGCTGCGCCTCGTGCAGCTCCATTTCCGGGTGACGCCGCTCGGCCTGCCCCGCCCGATCGCCGGCGAGGAGACGGTCGCGGTGAGCGCTGCCTTCGACGAGCGCACCTTGGCCCGCCTGCGCGCGACCCGCGGCGACGACGCCACCGTCCTCAGCGCGCGGCCCGGCCGCCCGCTGCGCCTCGCGAGCTGA
- a CDS encoding DUF6894 family protein translates to MIRVFFNIRLDDAYLPERTGQWVEDEAEARDLARIIVRRLVADHGGEPRLLNAELAVTVDGGASLFDVSFFEALYVPVSAPAPAAPLRRAEAIRPPARLVQLVAPWRAQALTLASVWRRRLAGLPALLSGRQRSAPRPRFRLGFVQGG, encoded by the coding sequence ATGATCCGCGTATTCTTCAATATCCGGCTCGACGATGCCTACCTGCCGGAGCGCACCGGACAGTGGGTGGAGGACGAGGCCGAGGCGCGCGACCTCGCGCGCATCATCGTCCGCCGGCTGGTGGCCGATCACGGGGGCGAGCCGCGGCTGCTCAACGCCGAGCTGGCCGTGACCGTCGATGGCGGCGCGAGCCTGTTCGACGTCTCGTTCTTCGAAGCCCTCTACGTGCCGGTGTCCGCGCCCGCGCCGGCCGCACCCTTGCGCCGGGCCGAGGCGATCCGGCCGCCCGCGCGCCTCGTCCAGCTCGTCGCGCCCTGGCGGGCTCAGGCCCTCACCCTGGCGTCGGTCTGGCGCAGACGCCTCGCCGGGCTGCCCGCACTCCTCTCCGGCCGGCAGCGCTCCGCTCCGCGCCCACGCTTCCGCCTGGGTTTCGTGCAGGGGGGCTGA
- a CDS encoding DUF488 family protein yields MGKTLFTIGYEGLDPERLTAALRDAGVGLLADVRAVANSRKRGFSKFALKAGVEEKGIGYAHLRPLGTPKAGREAARAHDAGLMRRIYCEAVLDTADGGLALDALAEMAAGAPTCLLCFERDPERCHRRVLAERLAARGFTTVDLFG; encoded by the coding sequence TTGGGTAAGACTCTGTTCACCATAGGCTACGAAGGCCTCGATCCCGAGCGCCTCACCGCGGCTCTGCGCGACGCCGGCGTGGGGCTGCTCGCCGACGTGCGGGCGGTGGCGAACTCGCGCAAGCGCGGCTTCTCGAAGTTCGCCCTCAAGGCCGGCGTCGAGGAGAAGGGGATCGGCTACGCGCATCTGCGCCCGCTCGGCACGCCGAAGGCCGGCCGCGAGGCGGCGCGCGCCCACGATGCGGGGCTGATGCGCCGGATCTACTGCGAGGCGGTGCTCGACACCGCTGATGGCGGCCTTGCCCTCGACGCGCTCGCCGAGATGGCGGCGGGCGCGCCGACCTGCCTGCTCTGCTTCGAGCGCGATCCGGAGCGCTGCCACCGCCGCGTGCTGGCCGAGCGCTTGGCGGCGCGCGGCTTCACGACGGTGGACCTTTTTGGCTGA
- a CDS encoding glycoside hydrolase family 25 protein, translating into MSLRIGSLLTSPRLARGRIAGLARRAIAVAALAGLAACAQNSDFYPTKGDVKPHPGVARAKRHPIQGIDISKWQGPIDWASVRAAGTQFAFIKATEGGDHVDERFRENWEGAGRAGVPRGAYHFVFWCRSAKDQMDWFKRNVPNDPTALPPVLDVEWNGHSQTCPKKLPKEQALAMTRYMLEEMERYTGKRPIIYTDITFHKDVLEGELPDYPHWLRSTAAEPEQRFANRRWMLWQFTSTGRVPGVRGDVDRNAFYGTQAEWASFLSTDCDPRDHHRLSSQGLCSGK; encoded by the coding sequence ATGTCGCTGAGGATTGGATCTCTCCTGACGTCGCCCCGGCTTGCGCGCGGCCGCATCGCCGGTCTCGCCCGCCGGGCCATCGCCGTGGCGGCGCTCGCCGGCCTCGCCGCCTGCGCCCAGAACAGCGACTTCTACCCGACCAAGGGCGACGTGAAGCCCCACCCGGGCGTGGCGCGGGCCAAGCGCCACCCGATCCAGGGTATCGACATCTCCAAGTGGCAGGGCCCGATCGACTGGGCCTCGGTGCGCGCCGCGGGCACCCAGTTCGCCTTCATCAAGGCGACAGAGGGCGGCGACCACGTCGATGAGCGTTTCCGCGAGAATTGGGAGGGCGCGGGCCGCGCCGGGGTGCCGCGGGGCGCCTACCACTTCGTGTTCTGGTGCCGCTCGGCCAAGGACCAGATGGACTGGTTCAAGCGCAACGTGCCGAACGACCCGACCGCCCTGCCGCCGGTGCTCGACGTCGAGTGGAACGGCCACTCGCAGACCTGCCCGAAGAAGCTCCCGAAGGAGCAGGCGCTGGCGATGACCCGCTACATGCTGGAGGAGATGGAGCGCTACACCGGCAAGCGCCCGATCATCTACACCGACATCACCTTCCACAAGGATGTGCTGGAAGGCGAGTTGCCGGATTACCCGCACTGGCTGCGCTCGACCGCCGCGGAGCCCGAGCAGCGCTTCGCCAACCGCCGCTGGATGCTCTGGCAGTTCACCTCGACGGGCCGGGTTCCGGGCGTGCGCGGCGACGTGGATCGCAACGCTTTCTACGGCACTCAGGCGGAATGGGCCTCGTTCCTCTCGACGGATTGCGACCCGCGCGACCATCACCGCCTGTCCTCGCAGGGGCTCTGCTCGGGAAAGTGA
- a CDS encoding Crp/Fnr family transcriptional regulator, with product MPAAPVSSFEGNHLLKALSDADRGLVVPHLETVTVGRGEILFEAGSEVQTIIFPCEQTVVSLLITMQDGRRAETATIGREGAVGGIVSNGRIPASTQAVVQIGGRILRIDSVRLQDAKRRSATLRDLLSRYGDCLLAQVLQSVACNALHPIEQRCLRWLLTLQDRLGTDELPVTHEVLAAMLGVQRTYLTRVLSALQAQGLIRVGRGRIQVLGRPEMEAGACECHAVVRQHYEAVLGGILPGFAR from the coding sequence ATGCCGGCAGCGCCCGTTTCCTCGTTCGAGGGCAATCACCTTCTCAAGGCGCTGAGCGATGCGGACCGCGGTCTCGTCGTACCACATCTGGAGACCGTGACGGTCGGGCGAGGCGAGATTCTCTTCGAGGCCGGAAGCGAGGTCCAGACGATCATCTTCCCATGCGAGCAGACGGTGGTCTCGCTCCTGATAACCATGCAGGACGGACGTCGCGCCGAGACCGCCACGATCGGGCGCGAGGGCGCGGTCGGCGGTATCGTCAGCAACGGCCGCATCCCGGCCTCGACCCAGGCGGTGGTCCAGATCGGCGGACGCATCCTGCGGATCGATTCCGTGCGCCTTCAGGATGCCAAGCGCCGCTCCGCCACCCTGCGCGACCTCCTGAGCCGCTACGGCGACTGCCTGCTCGCCCAGGTCCTACAATCCGTCGCCTGCAACGCCCTGCATCCGATCGAGCAGCGCTGCCTGCGCTGGCTCCTCACCCTCCAGGACCGGCTCGGTACCGACGAGTTGCCGGTCACGCACGAGGTGCTGGCCGCGATGCTCGGCGTGCAGCGCACATACCTGACCCGGGTGCTCAGTGCGCTGCAGGCACAGGGGCTGATCCGGGTGGGGCGCGGGCGCATCCAGGTGCTCGGCCGCCCCGAGATGGAGGCCGGCGCCTGCGAGTGCCACGCGGTGGTGCGCCAGCACTACGAGGCGGTGCTTGGGGGAATCCTGCCGGGTTTCGCGCGCTGA